One genomic region from Alosa alosa isolate M-15738 ecotype Scorff River chromosome 12, AALO_Geno_1.1, whole genome shotgun sequence encodes:
- the ak1 gene encoding adenylate kinase isoenzyme 1 isoform X2, translated as MTDKIKGKKIIFVVGGPGSGKGTQCEKMVAKYGYTHLSSGDLLRAEVASGSDRGKNLQAIMQKGELVPLDTVLDMILDAMVAKADTSKGYLIDGYPREVKQGEEFEKKIGAPSLLLYVDASGDTMVKRLMKRGETSGRADDNEETIKKRLDLYYKATEPVIAFYEGRGIVRKVNSELPVDEVFGQVCTAIDGLK; from the exons ATGACAG ACAAAATCAAGGGAAAGAAGATCATCTTCGTTGTGG gTGGTCCCGGCTCTGGTAAGGGCACCCAGTGTGAGAAGATGGTGGCTAAGTACGGCTACACTCACCTGTCCTCAGGAGATCTGCTCCGTGCCGAGGTGGCCTCCGGCTCCGACAGGGGCAAGAACCTCCAGGCCATCATGCAGAAGGGAGAGCTGGTGCctctg GACACAGTTCTGGACATGATCCTGGACGCTATGGTTGCTAAGGCCGACACCTCCAAGGGCTACCTCATCGACGGCTACCCCCGTGAGGTCAAGCAGGGCGAGGAGTTCGAGAAGAAG ATTGGTGCTCCCAGCCTGCTGCTGTACGTTGATGCGTCCGGCGACACCATGGTCAAGAGGCTGATGAAGCGGGGCGAGACCAGTGGCAGGGCCGACGACAACGAGGAGACCATCAAGAAGCGCCTGGACCTTTACTACAAAGCTACGGAGCCCGTCATCGCCTTCTACGAGGGCCGTGGCATCGTCAGGAAG GTGAACTCCGAGCTCCCAGTGGACGAGGTCTTCGGACAGGTGTGCACAGCTATCGATGGTCTGAAGTAA
- the ak1 gene encoding adenylate kinase isoenzyme 1 isoform X1: MGSPCSKNISVSSLESSQKDKIKGKKIIFVVGGPGSGKGTQCEKMVAKYGYTHLSSGDLLRAEVASGSDRGKNLQAIMQKGELVPLDTVLDMILDAMVAKADTSKGYLIDGYPREVKQGEEFEKKIGAPSLLLYVDASGDTMVKRLMKRGETSGRADDNEETIKKRLDLYYKATEPVIAFYEGRGIVRKVNSELPVDEVFGQVCTAIDGLK; the protein is encoded by the exons ATGGGAAGTCCTTGTTCGAAGAACATATCAGTGTCTTCTTTAGAATCGTCCCAAAAAG ACAAAATCAAGGGAAAGAAGATCATCTTCGTTGTGG gTGGTCCCGGCTCTGGTAAGGGCACCCAGTGTGAGAAGATGGTGGCTAAGTACGGCTACACTCACCTGTCCTCAGGAGATCTGCTCCGTGCCGAGGTGGCCTCCGGCTCCGACAGGGGCAAGAACCTCCAGGCCATCATGCAGAAGGGAGAGCTGGTGCctctg GACACAGTTCTGGACATGATCCTGGACGCTATGGTTGCTAAGGCCGACACCTCCAAGGGCTACCTCATCGACGGCTACCCCCGTGAGGTCAAGCAGGGCGAGGAGTTCGAGAAGAAG ATTGGTGCTCCCAGCCTGCTGCTGTACGTTGATGCGTCCGGCGACACCATGGTCAAGAGGCTGATGAAGCGGGGCGAGACCAGTGGCAGGGCCGACGACAACGAGGAGACCATCAAGAAGCGCCTGGACCTTTACTACAAAGCTACGGAGCCCGTCATCGCCTTCTACGAGGGCCGTGGCATCGTCAGGAAG GTGAACTCCGAGCTCCCAGTGGACGAGGTCTTCGGACAGGTGTGCACAGCTATCGATGGTCTGAAGTAA